From the genome of Oscillatoria sp. FACHB-1407, one region includes:
- the miaB gene encoding tRNA (N6-isopentenyl adenosine(37)-C2)-methylthiotransferase MiaB — MAHSSRRYHITTFGCQMNKADSERMAGILEGMGFEWSEAPDDADLILYNTCTIRDNAEQKVYSYLGRQAKRKHEQPNLTLIVAGCVAQQEGEALLRRVPEIDLVMGPQHANRLQDLLEQVFNGNQIVATEPVHIFEDITKPRRDSQVTAWVNVIYGCNERCTYCVVPNVRGVEQSRTPEAIRAEMEELGRQGYKEITLLGQNIDAYGRDLPGVTAEGRHQHTLTDLLYFVHDVPGIERIRFATSHPRYFTERLIRACAELPKVCEHFHIPFQSGDNTVLKAMSRGYTHEKYRRIIDTIRSYMPDAAISADAIAGFPGETEEQFQNTLKLVEDIGFDQLNTAAYSPRPGTPAALWENQLSEEVKSDRLQRLNHLVATKAAERSQRYAGRIEEVLVEDQNPKDPTQVMGRTRGNRLTFFAGDITTLKGQVVPVKITEVRAFSLTGSALVPVC, encoded by the coding sequence ATGGCCCACTCGTCTCGTCGTTATCACATCACTACATTTGGCTGCCAGATGAACAAAGCTGACTCTGAGCGGATGGCAGGCATCCTAGAAGGGATGGGGTTTGAGTGGTCAGAGGCTCCTGATGATGCCGACCTGATTTTGTACAACACCTGCACCATTCGCGATAACGCCGAGCAAAAGGTCTACTCCTACCTGGGGCGACAGGCAAAGCGGAAACACGAGCAACCCAACTTGACCCTCATTGTTGCGGGCTGTGTGGCACAGCAAGAAGGGGAAGCGTTGTTGCGGCGTGTGCCAGAAATCGACCTGGTTATGGGTCCACAACACGCCAACCGTTTGCAGGATCTCTTAGAGCAGGTGTTTAATGGCAATCAAATCGTTGCGACCGAGCCAGTCCATATTTTTGAGGACATTACCAAACCACGTCGGGATAGTCAGGTAACAGCCTGGGTCAACGTGATTTATGGCTGCAATGAGCGGTGTACCTATTGCGTCGTTCCCAATGTGCGGGGTGTGGAACAGTCGCGCACACCAGAGGCGATTCGCGCCGAGATGGAGGAATTGGGAAGGCAGGGCTACAAAGAAATTACCCTATTGGGGCAAAACATTGATGCCTACGGTCGCGATCTTCCGGGCGTTACCGCTGAGGGACGGCACCAGCACACACTAACGGATTTGCTCTACTTTGTGCATGACGTGCCAGGGATTGAACGAATTCGCTTTGCCACCAGCCATCCCCGTTATTTCACAGAACGGTTGATTCGTGCCTGTGCAGAGTTGCCGAAGGTTTGTGAACACTTCCACATTCCCTTTCAGTCGGGTGACAACACAGTGTTAAAGGCGATGAGTCGGGGCTATACCCACGAAAAATATCGCCGCATTATTGACACCATTCGTAGTTATATGCCCGACGCAGCGATCAGTGCTGATGCGATCGCGGGCTTTCCGGGTGAAACGGAGGAGCAGTTCCAAAATACCTTGAAGTTGGTGGAGGACATTGGCTTTGACCAACTCAATACGGCTGCCTATTCCCCTCGCCCTGGCACCCCGGCGGCACTGTGGGAGAACCAGCTTTCCGAAGAGGTGAAGAGCGATCGCCTGCAACGGCTCAATCATTTAGTGGCGACCAAAGCAGCCGAGCGATCGCAGCGGTATGCGGGGCGCATCGAAGAGGTGCTGGTGGAAGACCAGAACCCTAAAGACCCGACGCAGGTGATGGGGCGGACTCGGGGTAACCGCCTGACCTTCTTTGCGGGCGATATCACCACATTGAAGGGGCAGGTTGTTCCCGTCAAAATCACGGAAGTGCGGGCATTTAGCTTAACGGGGTCGGCTTTGGTTCCCGTTTGCTAG